The Haladaptatus cibarius D43 genome window below encodes:
- a CDS encoding DUF7528 family protein: MAIDGQDYELSREAATQLQDAVGDALTERQEFFRTAGTFREDGSYEVSRRGADSSGNAKVFQSFDAMARLFDRLPDEFSAEEVGRTGITGSRRHLLVRHFAEHPDFPCRISLHNPLTVEKESEESGVAETDGNPEVGAD, from the coding sequence CTGGCCATTGACGGGCAGGATTACGAGCTATCGCGCGAAGCAGCGACGCAACTGCAAGACGCCGTCGGCGATGCGCTGACCGAGCGTCAGGAGTTCTTTCGCACCGCGGGTACCTTCCGCGAGGACGGGAGCTACGAGGTGTCCCGACGAGGTGCCGACTCGTCGGGGAACGCCAAGGTGTTCCAGAGCTTCGACGCGATGGCTCGACTGTTCGACCGCCTGCCGGACGAATTTTCCGCGGAGGAGGTCGGCCGAACCGGAATCACTGGGTCGCGTCGCCACCTGCTGGTTCGCCACTTCGCGGAGCATCCCGACTTCCCCTGTCGGATTTCCCTGCACAATCCACTGACCGTGGAAAAGGAGTCCGAAGAGTCCGGCGTGGCCGAAACCGACGGAAACCCCGAGGTGGGTGCCGACTGA
- a CDS encoding phosphate signaling complex PhoU family protein: protein METRKVQRLGPSTLAMTLPAKWAQEHGVEKGDEVSLRISGKGSLTVLPESAHDDEAEATIHTEQLDAGAVERAIVAQYVLGRRVIHVVSEEALESSHINAVYKAETQLMGLGVIEETPESIAIRCSVDPEDFDLDNLLERLENTGSTMRGEAVKALAHGNPDLAQRALNRERQANKIFVLLLRLIFTAHENPTLARAVGLDSGFPLIGYRSIAKNLELTADNAEDIADIVLEANGHSLEVDNGTMRRIREFTDQVDEMTALAVQAAVERDYDMTLEVRRKFHELGDRESDILSDLPEMSNDDLLQVRDVLVSLQQTAQYAMRNAEIAANLALNEESEHTTIN, encoded by the coding sequence ATGGAAACACGGAAGGTTCAGCGATTGGGTCCATCGACGTTGGCGATGACCCTGCCCGCCAAGTGGGCGCAAGAACACGGCGTCGAGAAGGGCGACGAAGTCTCCCTTCGAATCAGCGGTAAGGGGTCGCTCACCGTCCTCCCCGAATCCGCCCACGACGACGAAGCAGAAGCGACGATTCACACGGAGCAGTTGGACGCTGGCGCGGTCGAGCGCGCAATCGTCGCGCAGTACGTTCTCGGTCGGCGCGTTATCCATGTCGTCAGCGAGGAAGCCTTGGAAAGCAGTCATATCAACGCGGTCTACAAGGCGGAGACGCAGTTGATGGGGCTCGGCGTCATCGAGGAAACCCCGGAAAGCATCGCAATTCGGTGTTCGGTTGACCCCGAGGATTTCGATTTGGACAACCTCCTCGAACGACTGGAAAACACCGGGAGCACCATGCGTGGCGAGGCAGTGAAAGCGCTTGCACACGGTAACCCCGACCTCGCACAGCGGGCCTTGAACCGCGAGCGACAGGCAAACAAGATTTTCGTCCTCCTCCTTCGTCTCATCTTTACGGCGCACGAAAACCCGACGCTCGCCCGCGCAGTCGGTCTGGACAGCGGATTCCCTCTCATCGGCTATCGCTCGATTGCGAAAAATCTCGAACTGACCGCGGACAACGCCGAGGACATCGCGGACATCGTCCTCGAAGCGAACGGCCACTCGCTCGAAGTCGATAACGGAACCATGCGCCGAATCCGCGAGTTCACCGACCAAGTGGACGAAATGACCGCACTAGCGGTGCAGGCCGCAGTGGAGCGCGATTACGACATGACGCTCGAAGTCCGGCGGAAATTCCACGAACTCGGCGACAGGGAATCGGACATCCTCTCCGACCTGCCCGAGATGTCGAACGACGACCTTCTCCAAGTTCGGGACGTGCTCGTCAGCCTCCAGCAAACCGCCCAGTACGCAATGCGAAATGCGGAAATCGCGGCGAATCTGGCTCTCAACGAGGAGAGCGAGCATACGACGATTAACTGA
- a CDS encoding ATP-NAD kinase family protein — protein sequence MRIGVVVNPIAGMGGRVGLKGTDGKVAEARERGAEQRAPDRAETALSALKERSPAAEILTYAGEMGAEEARRAGFDPEIVGRPSKNETSAEDTREAVRCLAAEPVDLILFVGGDGTAVDVAETLAETDEKIPMLGVPAGVKIYSSVFAVTPEAAGRVAAGFDRTEEREVNDIDEDAYREGEVRAELRAIAKVPVAESLQSSKQLGGGTVESLAAGVADEIEDGVTYVLGPGSTVGAIKSQLGFDGSPLGVDVWRDGELLARDASETDLLSNLGDENVIIVSPIGGQGFVFGRGNHQISPDVIRRSDVEVVASKTKLDGIGVLHVDTGDEDVDNSLRGWRKVRVGRFERRMLKVE from the coding sequence ATGCGAATCGGCGTGGTCGTCAATCCTATCGCGGGTATGGGTGGGCGAGTCGGCCTGAAGGGAACCGACGGCAAAGTCGCGGAAGCACGGGAACGAGGAGCAGAACAACGCGCGCCGGACAGGGCGGAAACCGCCCTGTCCGCGCTCAAAGAGCGTTCGCCAGCCGCCGAGATTCTGACCTACGCTGGCGAGATGGGTGCCGAGGAAGCACGACGTGCCGGGTTCGACCCGGAAATCGTGGGTCGCCCAAGCAAAAACGAAACCAGCGCCGAGGACACCCGTGAAGCGGTTCGCTGCCTCGCGGCGGAACCCGTCGATTTGATTCTGTTCGTCGGCGGGGACGGAACCGCGGTCGATGTCGCCGAAACGCTCGCCGAGACGGACGAAAAAATCCCGATGCTCGGCGTCCCCGCCGGGGTGAAAATCTACTCGTCCGTCTTTGCAGTCACGCCGGAAGCGGCGGGTCGGGTCGCCGCCGGATTCGACCGCACGGAGGAACGCGAAGTGAACGATATCGACGAGGACGCCTACCGAGAAGGCGAAGTTCGGGCCGAACTGCGGGCGATTGCAAAGGTTCCTGTCGCCGAATCGCTCCAATCGAGCAAGCAACTCGGCGGCGGAACGGTCGAAAGCCTCGCCGCCGGAGTCGCAGACGAAATCGAGGATGGAGTGACATACGTCCTCGGGCCGGGAAGCACGGTCGGCGCAATCAAGTCTCAACTCGGATTCGACGGGTCGCCGCTGGGCGTCGACGTGTGGCGCGACGGCGAACTGCTGGCCCGCGACGCCAGCGAAACGGACCTCCTGTCCAATTTGGGGGATGAAAACGTCATCATCGTTTCGCCGATTGGCGGGCAGGGGTTCGTTTTCGGACGCGGAAACCATCAGATTTCGCCCGACGTAATTCGACGGTCCGACGTGGAAGTTGTCGCTTCGAAGACGAAACTCGACGGCATCGGCGTCCTCCACGTCGATACCGGTGATGAGGATGTGGACAATTCCTTGCGCGGCTGGCGAAAAGTCCGCGTCGGACGCTTCGAGCGCAGAATGTTGAAAGTCGAGTAG
- a CDS encoding manganese catalase family protein: MFYHDNGKLQYEVEVEEPNPEFAKMLQQAIGGVEGEMRVALQYLFQAWALPQKHSEYRHALLETAAEELGHIEMLATAVAKNLEGAPVELRNQMGQDSAVSAAMNGMQPRQVLSSGLHAMPVDSNGVPFNGSCIVASGNLAADMYANVMAESTGRLLATRLWEMTDDDGMKDMLSYLIARDTMHQNQWLALLQDLGDPDDMFDHLPVPDSFPDEMEQQEFNYSFMSTDINEPDDPQKPWTQGESVDGEGSFSFIREKDLGKTEPNLQPPNEKAHNEVKEQGDDD, encoded by the coding sequence ATGTTTTACCACGACAACGGAAAACTACAGTACGAAGTGGAAGTTGAGGAACCGAACCCGGAGTTTGCGAAGATGCTTCAGCAGGCAATCGGCGGCGTGGAGGGGGAGATGCGGGTCGCGCTCCAATACCTGTTTCAGGCGTGGGCGCTCCCGCAGAAACACAGCGAGTACCGCCACGCGCTGTTGGAAACCGCCGCGGAGGAACTCGGCCACATCGAGATGCTGGCGACCGCAGTGGCCAAGAATCTCGAAGGTGCGCCGGTCGAACTGCGCAATCAGATGGGACAGGACAGCGCCGTTTCGGCGGCGATGAACGGGATGCAACCGCGACAGGTGCTTTCGTCCGGACTACACGCGATGCCGGTGGATAGCAACGGCGTGCCGTTTAACGGGAGTTGCATCGTCGCAAGCGGCAACCTCGCGGCGGACATGTACGCCAACGTGATGGCCGAATCGACCGGGCGACTGCTCGCCACGCGACTGTGGGAGATGACCGACGACGACGGCATGAAGGATATGCTGTCGTACCTCATCGCGCGGGACACGATGCACCAGAATCAGTGGCTTGCCCTCCTGCAGGATTTGGGCGACCCGGACGATATGTTCGACCATCTGCCGGTTCCGGACAGTTTCCCGGACGAGATGGAACAGCAGGAGTTCAACTACTCGTTCATGTCCACGGACATTAACGAACCGGACGACCCGCAGAAACCGTGGACGCAGGGCGAATCGGTGGACGGCGAAGGGTCGTTCTCGTTCATTCGAGAGAAGGATTTGGGGAAGACGGAACCGAACCTCCAACCGCCGAACGAGAAGGCGCACAACGAAGTAAAAGAGCAGGGCGACGACGACTAA